From a single Oncorhynchus gorbuscha isolate QuinsamMale2020 ecotype Even-year unplaced genomic scaffold, OgorEven_v1.0 Un_scaffold_1138, whole genome shotgun sequence genomic region:
- the LOC124021607 gene encoding transmembrane protein 243-like has translation MDDFTTNDFTTRTYGTSGLDNRLLFGETSARDRAINLVVGGLTTLLVVVTVISSFLGVASPGHSTSSWLSIVWYRQGDLDPKFRKLIYYMLASIMLLCLCANLYYHDVGRGT, from the exons ATGGATGACTTCACTACCAATGATTTCACCACCAGAACATATGGCACCAGCGGCCTTGACAACAGACTGCTGTTTGGAGAAACCTCTgctcgg GACAGAGCCATCAACCTGGTGGTCGGAGGACTGACAACCCTGCTCGTTGTA GTAACAGTGATCAGTTCATTCCTGGGGGTTGCCTCCCCTGGCCACTCAACGTCTTCTTGGCTTTCT ATTGTCTggtaccggcagggggacttGGATCCGAAGTTCAGGAAGTTAATCTACTACATGCTGGCCTCCATCATgctgctgtgtctctgtgctAACCTGTACTACCACGACGTGGGCAGAGGGACGTGA